A single window of Methylacidimicrobium sp. AP8 DNA harbors:
- the mqnC gene encoding cyclic dehypoxanthinyl futalosine synthase, translating into MGVTVGSRNGLAKRAEAKILSGERISPEEARDLYSLPLPELGILADARRRWKKKEAYGGDGERIVTYIVDRNINYTNVCNVGCRFCAFYRRQRDPDQYVLRPEQIGQKVAELEAIGGTQILLQGGHHPDLGIDYYLELLHYLKEKHPRINVHGFSPPEFVHFSRTFAMPLEEVLRRFRDAGLGSIPGGGAEILVDEVRRRIAPLKCTAGQWLEVMRTAHRLGLRSTATMMFGHVETLEDRIEHLRRLRELQDETGGFTAFICWTFQPDHTALRVPKLGPSEYLRMQALSRIFLDNIDNIQSSWVTQGPEIGQVALRFGANDFGSVMMEENVVSAAGTTFRMTAADIEDCIRDAGFVPKRRNNWYELLS; encoded by the coding sequence ATGGGTGTGACGGTAGGCAGCCGTAACGGCCTGGCAAAACGAGCGGAGGCGAAGATTTTAAGCGGCGAGAGGATCTCTCCGGAAGAGGCTCGGGATCTCTATTCCCTTCCTTTGCCCGAGCTGGGGATTCTGGCAGACGCCCGGCGCCGCTGGAAGAAGAAGGAGGCCTACGGAGGGGACGGCGAGCGGATCGTTACCTACATCGTCGATCGCAACATTAACTATACCAATGTCTGCAACGTTGGTTGCCGCTTCTGCGCCTTCTACCGGAGGCAGAGAGACCCGGACCAATACGTGCTCCGTCCGGAGCAGATCGGCCAGAAGGTTGCCGAGCTGGAGGCGATCGGCGGGACGCAGATCCTGCTCCAGGGCGGCCACCATCCGGACCTGGGGATCGACTACTATTTGGAGCTTCTCCACTACTTGAAAGAAAAGCATCCGAGGATCAATGTCCACGGATTCTCCCCGCCGGAATTCGTCCACTTCTCCCGGACTTTCGCCATGCCGCTCGAGGAGGTGCTCCGCCGCTTCCGCGACGCGGGCTTGGGCTCGATACCCGGCGGAGGCGCCGAAATCCTTGTCGACGAGGTGCGCCGGCGCATCGCTCCTCTCAAATGCACTGCGGGTCAGTGGCTCGAGGTGATGCGGACCGCTCACCGGCTCGGATTGCGGTCGACTGCGACCATGATGTTCGGGCATGTCGAGACCCTCGAGGATCGGATCGAGCACCTCCGCCGTCTGCGCGAGCTCCAGGACGAGACCGGAGGTTTTACGGCCTTCATCTGCTGGACTTTCCAGCCCGATCATACGGCGTTGCGGGTCCCGAAGCTCGGGCCCTCCGAGTACCTGCGGATGCAAGCCCTCTCGCGGATCTTTTTGGACAACATCGACAACATCCAATCCTCCTGGGTGACCCAGGGCCCGGAGATCGGGCAGGTCGCTCTCCGTTTCGGCGCCAATGACTTCGGAAGCGTCATGATGGAAGAGAATGTCGTCTCGGCGGCGGGCACGACCTTCCGCATGACGGCGGCAGACATCGAGGACTGCATCCGCGACGCCGGATTCGTGCCCAAGCGCCGGAACAATTGGTACGAGCTATTGTCATGA
- a CDS encoding menaquinone biosynthesis protein yields the protein MSPFRIGCAPYLNAKPLLYGLEESVLFCAPAELPDRLRKGLLDAGLAPLGACLTEEFALVDGVGIVADGPVKSVILVHDLPLSEVRSIALDPDTRSSFLLLRVLLENFLGFRPEYVPFTERADARLMIGDRALAFRRADPGAQLLDLGQGWREKTGLPFVFAAWAIPRGAARAAELAALLREAKRRGLAARSSIAKDESELEYLTRYIRYDVEAREKEGIRRFVRELRILGERATDERDLLWV from the coding sequence ATGAGTCCCTTCCGAATCGGCTGCGCTCCCTACCTCAACGCCAAGCCGCTCCTTTACGGCCTGGAGGAGTCTGTATTGTTCTGCGCGCCCGCCGAATTGCCCGACCGGCTTCGGAAGGGCCTGCTTGACGCCGGCCTAGCCCCGCTGGGCGCCTGCCTTACGGAAGAATTTGCCCTGGTCGACGGCGTGGGGATCGTGGCCGACGGTCCTGTCAAGAGCGTCATCCTCGTTCATGATCTTCCTCTTTCTGAGGTGCGCTCGATCGCCCTTGATCCCGATACGCGGTCGTCTTTCCTTCTCCTGCGCGTGCTTTTGGAAAATTTTCTTGGCTTTCGTCCCGAGTACGTCCCTTTTACGGAGCGGGCCGATGCCCGCCTGATGATCGGAGATCGGGCGCTGGCGTTCCGGAGGGCCGATCCTGGGGCCCAACTCCTCGATTTGGGGCAGGGCTGGCGCGAGAAGACCGGGCTTCCGTTCGTCTTCGCGGCCTGGGCGATCCCGCGCGGAGCGGCGAGGGCTGCGGAGCTCGCCGCGCTCCTGCGCGAGGCGAAGCGGCGGGGCCTTGCGGCGCGGAGTTCGATCGCGAAGGATGAGAGCGAGCTCGAGTATTTGACGCGGTACATCCGGTATGACGTAGAGGCGCGGGAAAAAGAGGGGATCCGCCGCTTTGTCCGGGAGCTGCGGATCCTGGGAGAGCGTGCGACCGACGAGAGGGATCTGTTATGGGTGTGA
- the recJ gene encoding single-stranded-DNA-specific exonuclease RecJ has protein sequence MDEAATGDKVETIWEIGASEEEAEALARDLGVSSLLAGLLVARGYRDPAEAARFLEPRLSDLEDPFALTGLRQAAERLKEAIVRRQCTLVYGDYDVDGVSATALLVRAMRLLGAPVSAFIPERASEGYGLTRKGLERAFRLFRRERGRHDPDGKEKPELLIAVDCGTTSIDELAWLAAEGVDALVVDHHQPAGFWPQACAIVNPHRDGRGSRLASAGLVFKLLHGLLKLEPAYRERLVLREELDLVALGTIADVVPLTGDNRILVARGLEQLGRRRLPGLRALAGVSNVGEKPTVEDVAFRLAPRLNASGRLDDAMESLRLLLADSASEAERGALALHQKNRQRRLVEHEMLEEALQMVRKEPPARIGRAIVVGKRGWHAGVAGVVASRLLSRFHRLVAVVAFDESGNGKGSARGIPGMSIVEGLRASAAHLDKFGGHDLAAGFSLREANLAAFREELNRWAARNGAPELFCKRLQIVRLLPLSAASLPLYEELERLAPFGAGNTRPLFAFPTLCLEGPPVQAGRLTRMLLRSGDARCEAFSFDPPDGRVISGRFQVAGHLDWDTVGKRVRLRIVDWRPEPGGGGAGTIER, from the coding sequence ATGGATGAAGCCGCCACGGGAGACAAGGTCGAGACGATTTGGGAGATCGGCGCTTCGGAGGAAGAGGCCGAAGCCCTGGCTCGGGATCTAGGCGTCTCCTCCCTCCTTGCCGGGCTGCTGGTAGCGCGCGGTTATCGCGATCCGGCGGAGGCGGCCCGTTTTCTCGAGCCCCGGCTTTCGGATCTGGAGGATCCTTTCGCCTTGACCGGCTTGCGGCAAGCGGCCGAACGGCTGAAGGAGGCGATCGTCCGGAGGCAATGCACGCTCGTGTATGGAGATTACGACGTCGATGGGGTGAGCGCCACGGCTCTTCTGGTGCGGGCCATGCGCCTGCTGGGGGCGCCCGTCTCGGCCTTTATTCCGGAGAGGGCTTCGGAAGGCTACGGCCTCACTCGCAAGGGCTTGGAGCGGGCCTTTCGCCTGTTCCGCCGGGAGCGAGGGCGGCACGATCCGGACGGTAAGGAGAAGCCCGAGCTGCTGATCGCCGTCGACTGCGGCACGACCTCGATCGACGAGCTGGCCTGGCTCGCCGCGGAAGGAGTCGACGCGCTCGTGGTCGACCATCATCAGCCCGCCGGCTTTTGGCCGCAGGCTTGCGCCATCGTCAATCCGCATCGCGACGGCCGCGGCAGCCGGCTTGCGAGCGCCGGGCTCGTCTTCAAGCTGCTCCACGGTCTGCTCAAGCTGGAGCCGGCTTATCGGGAACGATTGGTGCTGCGGGAAGAGCTTGATCTGGTCGCCCTGGGGACTATTGCGGACGTCGTCCCTTTGACCGGCGACAATCGCATTCTTGTTGCGCGTGGATTGGAGCAGCTCGGCCGCCGCCGCTTGCCCGGGTTGCGCGCGCTGGCCGGCGTATCGAATGTGGGGGAGAAGCCGACGGTGGAGGACGTCGCCTTTCGGCTGGCTCCGCGCCTCAACGCGAGCGGGCGGCTCGACGACGCCATGGAATCGCTCCGCCTCCTCCTGGCCGATTCGGCATCCGAGGCGGAGCGGGGGGCGCTGGCTCTCCACCAAAAGAACCGGCAGCGACGGCTGGTCGAGCACGAGATGCTCGAGGAGGCGCTCCAGATGGTCCGGAAAGAGCCTCCGGCCCGGATAGGCCGAGCGATCGTGGTGGGCAAGAGGGGATGGCACGCGGGTGTAGCGGGTGTCGTTGCCTCGCGTCTTCTAAGCCGATTTCACCGACTGGTGGCTGTCGTTGCATTCGACGAATCCGGGAACGGAAAGGGGAGCGCGCGGGGGATCCCGGGGATGTCGATCGTCGAGGGGCTGCGGGCGAGCGCGGCCCACTTGGACAAGTTCGGCGGACACGATCTGGCCGCGGGCTTTTCTCTCCGGGAGGCGAACCTAGCCGCCTTCCGGGAGGAGTTGAACCGATGGGCGGCGCGGAACGGAGCTCCTGAGCTCTTTTGCAAGCGTCTCCAGATCGTGCGGCTGCTCCCTCTCTCCGCCGCGAGCCTGCCGCTTTACGAGGAGCTGGAGCGGTTGGCACCCTTCGGGGCGGGAAACACCCGGCCGCTCTTCGCCTTCCCGACACTCTGTCTCGAAGGGCCTCCGGTCCAGGCGGGACGGCTGACGCGGATGCTTCTCCGCTCTGGCGATGCCCGGTGCGAGGCGTTCTCTTTCGACCCGCCGGACGGCCGCGTGATTTCCGGGAGATTCCAGGTTGCGGGCCATCTCGACTGGGACACGGTGGGGAAACGGGTCCGCCTGCGGATCGTCGACTGGAGACCCGAACCCGGCGGGGGCGGTGCCGGAACGATTGAACGCTGA
- the secD gene encoding protein translocase subunit SecD: MLLWSFATALFFLIALIGYFTSTEERTRRWVGLVSIVMLLANAGLSLFPLDKSIRLGLDLKGGTAFLLELEGQPSPGALEQATAVIRKRVDKFGLSEPIIQPVGRNRISVQIPGLAEAEKNAARQQLSKVAKLEFKLVHPQSGQLVAEIQAGRARIPPDYELLPLAAEEGKASGQRQILVKRRAEMGGKFVRRAYRGFDEVGRPTVVIEFTDEGSRRFGAITSSNIGKQLAIVLDGEVKSAPVIQSAIFRSAVISGGNMSPKEAENLASVLENPLETPVRLLEERGVDPSLGRDSILSGARAGLTALALVVLFMVAYYRLAGLVAVLALAVNLFLLFGFLAQFHFTLTLPGLAGVILTIGMAVDANVLVYERMRDELDAGKPLRQAVTAGFERAFSAIFDSNLTVILVALILMWLGSGPLQGFAVTLVLGIAANLFAALVVTRNAFEWLLASGWLRRLSMMRILTRPNFPFLAWRRTAGGLALALLAAGMAAFFLRSDKLLGVDFVGGDSLTVGYRQAAPLQEVRAALEAAGIHPSMVQYAHEYRQLSLQTRYGEGERALQVLQSKLPAAGFANARLDSVGPVVGEELKGRALLALSLGLAAILFYVTIRYEWSFAAAAALGQLHDVFLAIGFMAILGQEFTMPLVGAFLTILGYSINEKIVISDRVREAARLRLAGTFADHVNSGVNLTLARTLITGGTVLLATLSMLLLGGPVISPFALAILIGVLGGMFSSHFLTPGLMYWFHELRGKGGGQPAAGRPAAQSA, from the coding sequence ATGCTGCTCTGGTCCTTCGCCACAGCGCTCTTTTTTCTCATCGCCTTGATCGGGTATTTCACCTCGACCGAGGAGCGAACGCGCCGGTGGGTGGGGCTCGTATCCATCGTCATGCTTCTGGCGAACGCGGGGCTTTCCCTTTTCCCGCTCGATAAATCGATCCGGCTCGGCCTCGATCTCAAAGGGGGAACCGCCTTTCTTCTCGAGCTGGAAGGTCAGCCTTCTCCCGGCGCGTTGGAGCAGGCTACGGCGGTGATCCGGAAACGGGTGGACAAGTTCGGCTTGTCCGAGCCGATCATCCAGCCGGTGGGCCGAAACCGGATCAGCGTCCAGATCCCCGGGTTGGCGGAAGCCGAAAAGAATGCGGCGCGTCAGCAGCTTTCTAAGGTGGCCAAGCTCGAGTTCAAGTTAGTGCATCCGCAGTCCGGGCAGCTGGTTGCGGAGATCCAGGCGGGTCGGGCACGGATCCCGCCCGACTACGAGCTGCTTCCCTTGGCGGCCGAGGAAGGAAAGGCCTCCGGCCAGCGGCAGATCCTTGTGAAGCGCAGAGCGGAGATGGGAGGGAAGTTCGTGCGGAGGGCGTATCGCGGGTTCGACGAGGTCGGCCGCCCCACCGTTGTGATCGAGTTCACCGATGAGGGCTCCCGTCGCTTCGGAGCGATCACGAGCAGCAACATCGGAAAGCAGCTGGCCATCGTGCTGGACGGTGAGGTGAAAAGCGCCCCCGTGATCCAATCGGCGATCTTCCGCAGCGCGGTGATCTCGGGGGGCAATATGAGCCCCAAGGAGGCGGAGAATTTGGCGAGCGTTCTGGAAAACCCCCTGGAAACTCCGGTCAGGCTCCTCGAGGAGCGGGGGGTCGACCCGTCGCTGGGGCGCGACTCGATCCTGAGCGGCGCGCGAGCGGGATTGACGGCCTTGGCGCTCGTCGTCCTCTTCATGGTGGCCTATTATCGACTAGCCGGCCTGGTTGCCGTCCTCGCCCTGGCCGTCAACCTCTTTTTGCTCTTCGGGTTCCTGGCGCAATTCCACTTCACGCTCACCCTTCCCGGACTGGCCGGAGTCATTTTGACGATCGGCATGGCCGTCGACGCCAACGTCCTGGTCTATGAACGAATGCGGGATGAGCTCGACGCGGGAAAGCCGCTCCGCCAAGCCGTGACCGCCGGCTTCGAACGCGCCTTCAGCGCGATCTTCGATTCGAACCTCACGGTGATCCTGGTCGCCTTGATCTTGATGTGGCTGGGGAGCGGACCTCTGCAAGGCTTCGCCGTCACGCTCGTTCTCGGCATTGCGGCGAATCTCTTCGCGGCTCTGGTGGTGACGCGGAATGCCTTCGAGTGGCTCCTGGCGAGTGGCTGGCTCCGGCGCCTTTCGATGATGCGGATTCTGACGCGCCCGAACTTTCCGTTCCTGGCCTGGCGGCGGACAGCCGGTGGGCTGGCCCTCGCGCTGCTGGCAGCCGGGATGGCCGCGTTTTTCCTCCGGAGCGATAAGCTCCTGGGAGTCGATTTCGTCGGTGGGGATTCCCTAACCGTCGGATACCGGCAGGCGGCACCCCTCCAGGAGGTCCGGGCGGCGCTGGAAGCGGCGGGCATCCATCCCAGCATGGTGCAATATGCGCACGAGTACCGGCAGCTCTCCTTGCAGACCCGCTACGGCGAAGGAGAGCGTGCCTTGCAGGTCCTGCAGAGCAAGCTCCCGGCGGCCGGATTTGCCAATGCCAGGCTTGATAGTGTCGGCCCTGTAGTGGGGGAGGAGCTCAAAGGGCGCGCCCTGCTGGCCCTTTCGCTGGGGCTGGCGGCGATCCTCTTCTATGTCACGATCCGCTACGAGTGGTCCTTTGCTGCCGCGGCGGCGCTCGGACAGCTCCATGACGTTTTCCTGGCCATAGGCTTTATGGCGATCCTGGGGCAGGAGTTCACCATGCCGCTGGTCGGCGCTTTCCTGACGATTCTCGGCTATTCGATCAACGAGAAGATCGTGATTTCCGACCGGGTCCGGGAAGCGGCCCGGCTGCGTTTGGCGGGCACATTCGCGGATCACGTCAACAGCGGCGTCAATTTGACCCTCGCCCGGACGCTGATCACGGGCGGCACCGTGCTGCTGGCCACCCTCTCCATGCTGCTGCTTGGGGGCCCGGTCATTTCCCCGTTTGCGCTGGCGATCCTCATCGGTGTGCTCGGCGGCATGTTCTCCTCCCACTTCCTTACCCCCGGGCTCATGTACTGGTTTCACGAGCTGCGCGGGAAAGGCGGCGGCCAGCCCGCGGCCGGGCGCCCGGCCGCCCAGAGCGCGTGA
- the yajC gene encoding preprotein translocase subunit YajC, giving the protein MGIELFWMAAAQAGAEGGQAAGPPPEVPAFSSLITLALIFGVFYFLLIRPQQKARKEQERLIASVKTGDRVVTSGGLLGTVTNVKDKTVLIRVAENVKVEVLKSSLTSVTKGEAEAK; this is encoded by the coding sequence ATGGGCATAGAACTTTTCTGGATGGCCGCGGCGCAGGCGGGAGCGGAGGGGGGCCAAGCCGCCGGCCCGCCGCCGGAGGTGCCGGCTTTTTCGTCGCTGATTACGCTCGCGCTCATCTTTGGGGTTTTCTATTTCCTCTTGATTCGGCCCCAGCAGAAGGCCCGGAAGGAGCAAGAGCGCCTCATCGCCAGCGTGAAGACCGGAGACCGGGTAGTCACCAGCGGCGGGCTGCTGGGAACGGTGACAAACGTCAAGGATAAGACCGTGCTGATCCGGGTGGCGGAGAACGTCAAGGTCGAAGTGCTCAAATCGAGCCTTACTTCGGTCACGAAGGGGGAAGCGGAAGCCAAATAG
- the tgt gene encoding tRNA guanosine(34) transglycosylase Tgt — protein sequence MNFRLLVPPGTSSARAGLLTTGHGLVRTPAFLPVGTRGTVKGVLPRDLLDLGAEMILCNTYHLLLRPGIQALRDLGGLHRFLGWPGSILTDSGGYQVFSLSSLRHVDDRGVAFRSHLDGSALFLSPELAIELQLVAGSDLVMSLDECPPWPASASVLEQAVRRTVDWAAKGKAAWTRLRESDPALPTPEAGLFGIVQGGADAKLRALCAEELAAIGFDGFAIGGVSVGEPAEEAVRTVADTVVHLDRLRPRYVMGVGEPWQVVEMVNLGVDLFDCVLPTRLARHGVVYTERGRLSLRNASFRLDTAPISPECGCYTCRHFHRAYLRHLLKSEEMLGVMLLSLHNLYFYFSLMKEIRAALEAGRWEAFLAEQRARRREEKEGQ from the coding sequence ATGAACTTTCGCCTGCTCGTTCCCCCCGGAACAAGTTCGGCTCGGGCCGGACTGCTCACCACGGGCCATGGCTTGGTGCGCACTCCGGCATTCCTGCCCGTGGGCACCCGAGGGACGGTCAAGGGTGTGCTGCCCCGCGACCTTCTCGACCTGGGTGCGGAGATGATCCTCTGCAATACCTACCACCTGCTCCTCCGGCCCGGCATCCAGGCGTTGCGCGATCTCGGAGGGTTGCACCGGTTTCTGGGATGGCCAGGAAGCATCCTCACGGACAGTGGCGGTTACCAGGTCTTCAGCCTCTCTTCCCTTCGGCACGTGGACGACCGGGGCGTAGCCTTTCGGTCTCACTTGGACGGGAGCGCCCTTTTTCTTTCCCCCGAACTGGCGATCGAGCTCCAGCTGGTCGCCGGCAGCGATCTGGTGATGAGCCTGGATGAATGCCCCCCCTGGCCCGCTTCCGCCAGCGTCCTCGAACAAGCGGTGCGGCGGACGGTGGATTGGGCGGCGAAGGGAAAGGCGGCGTGGACTCGCCTTCGGGAATCAGATCCGGCGCTTCCCACTCCCGAAGCCGGGCTCTTCGGCATCGTGCAAGGAGGAGCCGATGCCAAGCTCCGGGCGCTCTGCGCGGAGGAGCTGGCGGCGATCGGCTTCGATGGATTTGCCATCGGGGGGGTTAGCGTAGGGGAACCGGCGGAGGAAGCGGTGCGCACCGTCGCAGATACGGTCGTCCATCTGGACAGGCTCCGGCCACGCTACGTGATGGGGGTGGGGGAGCCGTGGCAGGTTGTCGAGATGGTGAATCTGGGCGTCGACCTCTTCGACTGTGTCCTGCCCACGCGGCTGGCCAGGCACGGGGTCGTCTATACCGAAAGGGGGCGCCTTTCGCTCCGCAACGCCTCCTTCCGTCTCGACACGGCTCCCATCTCCCCCGAGTGCGGCTGCTATACCTGTCGGCATTTCCATCGCGCCTATCTCCGCCATCTACTGAAGTCGGAGGAAATGCTTGGCGTCATGCTCCTGTCGCTGCATAACCTGTATTTCTACTTTTCCCTAATGAAGGAAATACGAGCGGCGCTGGAGGCGGGGCGCTGGGAGGCTTTCCTTGCCGAGCAGAGGGCGCGTCGCAGGGAAGAGAAGGAAGGACAATAA
- a CDS encoding DUF4931 domain-containing protein: MPQLRREPLFPKRWVVFAPERKQRPIDYPPPPEPSHTASPFVAGKESLTPHEVFAIRPGGGPPNSPGWTVRVVPNRFPALRIEGELLPEGIGIYDQMNGIGAHEVIIETPNPDQELEDQSVEGVTDVLRAYRARIIDLIQDVRFRYILLFKNVGLLAGASLRHPHSQLIALPVVPRVVEELLATSRSHFELKERSLFADVLQAELKSRERLVYENSAFVSFCPWASRFPFETWILPKFPAAHFHALDDFHLGLLAEVLRHVLRRIRKGLQNPAYNMILQTAPFHPSRWREAIPPEVEFRWHIEILPRLAQTAGFEYGTGFYINTTFPEEAADFLRRVCVES; this comes from the coding sequence ATGCCGCAACTTCGCCGAGAACCCCTTTTTCCCAAGCGATGGGTTGTGTTTGCTCCCGAACGCAAGCAGCGTCCGATCGACTATCCGCCCCCGCCCGAGCCGTCGCATACAGCCTCTCCGTTCGTGGCCGGCAAGGAAAGCTTGACCCCGCACGAAGTCTTCGCGATCCGGCCGGGCGGAGGACCGCCGAACTCCCCGGGCTGGACGGTCCGGGTGGTCCCCAACCGGTTCCCGGCCCTCCGCATCGAAGGGGAGCTGCTGCCCGAGGGGATCGGTATCTACGACCAGATGAATGGGATCGGAGCCCATGAAGTCATCATCGAGACGCCGAACCCGGATCAGGAGCTCGAAGACCAGTCCGTAGAAGGGGTGACCGACGTGCTCCGGGCCTACCGGGCGCGGATCATCGATCTGATTCAGGACGTCCGCTTCCGCTACATCCTCCTTTTCAAGAACGTCGGCCTGCTCGCCGGAGCCTCCCTGCGGCATCCCCATTCCCAGCTGATCGCCCTCCCGGTCGTTCCGCGAGTCGTCGAGGAGCTGCTGGCGACCTCCCGGTCCCATTTCGAGCTTAAGGAACGCAGCCTCTTCGCCGACGTCCTGCAAGCCGAGCTGAAATCGCGCGAGCGGTTGGTCTACGAGAATTCGGCGTTCGTCTCTTTTTGTCCCTGGGCCAGCCGGTTTCCTTTCGAAACGTGGATTCTGCCGAAGTTTCCCGCCGCCCACTTCCATGCGCTCGATGACTTCCATCTCGGTCTGCTGGCCGAAGTGCTCCGCCACGTGCTACGCCGCATTCGGAAAGGCTTGCAGAACCCGGCTTACAACATGATCCTGCAGACAGCACCCTTTCATCCCTCCCGCTGGCGGGAGGCCATCCCTCCCGAAGTCGAGTTCCGCTGGCATATCGAGATTCTTCCACGCTTGGCGCAGACCGCGGGATTCGAATACGGCACCGGATTTTACATCAACACGACCTTTCCGGAAGAGGCGGCGGACTTTCTCCGGCGGGTCTGCGTGGAATCATAG
- a CDS encoding glycoside hydrolase family 57 protein, producing MNIILLWHMHQPDYVDRLSGRARMPWVRLHSVHSYFDMIEMVDRFPSLRVAFNFTPVLLEQLVELGEGKVIDDCEAWSRIRAEDLTQGQKEKILEHFFRANFDTLIRPFPRYWELLNRRGRIVNFNNLAELTGLFSAQDYRDLQTLYNLAWCGFAACRAYPFLQELRAQGRGFTEEQKNRLLDLHRQIVRSVLSRYRSAAERGQIEITTSPYCHPILPLLLDTNLARRSMPHVNLPPQFSAPEDVRSQLALAQEKMRELFGAPARGIWPSEGSVAPELIPFFREAGFDYFFTDEAILFRSLELDPYWRGKGVDHMVLFQGWAVSWGGAALSALFRERPLSDFIGFRASQNPPDQAANYLLHHFEHICDVAGSPEAALLIALDGENAWEAFPDGGERFLSSLYGGLTTHSRLRTTRPTDYFDHFAPKAELRALHTGSWINADFDIWIGDAEENRAWEWLGRTRQFLRRLGEEGALPADRTAAAMRSLYAAEGSDWFWWYGPDFSTDADLLFDEIFRTHLQNVYRVLGFSPPPYLEFPICAPAAPTPYTAPRLYIHPQLTGRLDNFFDWVGAGTVDVGVQQSAMFQMNRLAQKLYFGFDEERFYLRLDLTACPEEIEVEFLAPQIRRVTAALQPSGSWKVRTERSEDAVRFTPVDERGIAAWRDFFVLMVPTASLGWKANDSVSFFVRLLRERLVLERYPERGTIDFTFPSKDFEARQWFV from the coding sequence ATGAATATCATCCTCCTTTGGCACATGCACCAGCCGGACTACGTCGACCGGCTGAGCGGCAGAGCCCGCATGCCCTGGGTCCGGCTCCACTCGGTCCATAGCTACTTCGATATGATCGAGATGGTCGACCGCTTCCCCAGCCTTCGAGTCGCTTTCAACTTCACTCCGGTTTTGCTCGAGCAGCTCGTCGAGCTGGGCGAGGGCAAAGTCATCGACGACTGCGAGGCATGGAGCCGCATACGGGCGGAGGACCTGACGCAGGGCCAGAAGGAGAAGATCCTCGAGCACTTCTTCCGCGCCAATTTCGATACGCTCATTCGCCCCTTTCCTCGCTATTGGGAGCTGCTCAACCGGCGCGGCCGCATCGTCAATTTCAACAACCTGGCGGAATTGACCGGCCTCTTCTCGGCTCAGGACTATCGCGACCTGCAGACGCTCTACAACCTGGCCTGGTGCGGCTTTGCGGCCTGCCGGGCCTACCCATTCCTCCAGGAGCTGCGGGCGCAGGGACGCGGCTTCACCGAAGAACAAAAAAACCGGCTTCTCGATCTCCACCGCCAGATCGTTCGCTCGGTGCTCTCGCGCTACCGGTCGGCCGCCGAACGGGGCCAGATCGAGATTACGACCTCCCCCTATTGCCATCCGATCCTCCCGCTTCTCTTGGACACCAACCTGGCTCGCCGCTCGATGCCGCACGTCAACCTTCCACCGCAATTTTCCGCCCCGGAAGACGTGCGGAGCCAGCTCGCGCTCGCCCAGGAGAAGATGCGGGAGCTTTTCGGAGCCCCGGCGCGCGGAATCTGGCCCTCGGAGGGATCGGTGGCTCCCGAGCTAATTCCCTTCTTTCGCGAGGCGGGCTTCGACTATTTTTTCACCGACGAGGCCATCCTCTTCCGCAGCTTGGAGCTCGATCCGTACTGGAGGGGAAAAGGAGTCGATCACATGGTCCTCTTCCAAGGATGGGCAGTGAGCTGGGGCGGAGCCGCGCTATCGGCCCTCTTCCGCGAAAGGCCGTTGTCGGATTTCATCGGCTTCCGCGCCTCGCAAAACCCCCCCGACCAAGCGGCCAACTATCTTCTGCATCATTTCGAGCATATTTGCGACGTGGCAGGCTCGCCGGAGGCGGCGCTCTTGATCGCCCTCGACGGCGAGAACGCGTGGGAGGCATTCCCGGACGGCGGCGAGCGGTTTCTCTCGTCTCTCTACGGAGGGCTCACGACGCACAGCCGGCTCCGCACCACCCGGCCGACCGACTATTTCGACCATTTTGCTCCCAAGGCCGAGCTGCGGGCGCTCCATACCGGCTCCTGGATCAATGCCGATTTCGACATCTGGATCGGCGATGCCGAGGAGAACCGCGCCTGGGAGTGGCTTGGTCGGACCCGCCAATTCCTGCGCCGCTTGGGCGAGGAGGGAGCGCTGCCTGCGGACCGGACCGCGGCGGCGATGCGGTCGCTCTATGCGGCCGAGGGCAGCGACTGGTTCTGGTGGTATGGGCCCGACTTCTCTACCGACGCCGACCTTCTTTTCGATGAGATCTTCCGGACCCATCTGCAGAACGTCTATCGTGTCCTCGGATTTTCTCCGCCGCCCTATCTCGAGTTTCCCATCTGCGCGCCGGCCGCTCCCACGCCTTATACGGCTCCCAGGCTGTACATCCACCCTCAACTGACCGGCCGATTGGATAATTTCTTCGACTGGGTGGGGGCGGGCACCGTCGATGTTGGGGTCCAACAGAGTGCGATGTTCCAAATGAACCGGCTGGCCCAGAAGCTGTATTTTGGCTTCGACGAGGAGCGCTTCTATTTGCGGCTCGATTTGACGGCCTGCCCGGAGGAAATCGAAGTCGAGTTCCTGGCCCCCCAAATCCGCCGGGTGACGGCCGCGCTGCAACCGTCCGGCTCCTGGAAGGTTCGCACGGAGCGCTCCGAAGACGCCGTGCGTTTCACTCCCGTCGATGAACGGGGCATTGCCGCGTGGAGGGATTTTTTCGTCCTCATGGTGCCGACAGCCTCTCTCGGATGGAAAGCAAACGACTCGGTCAGCTTTTTTGTCCGCCTGCTGCGCGAACGGCTCGTTTTGGAACGCTACCCGGAACGGGGGACGATCGATTTTACTTTTCCGTCCAAGGACTTCGAAGCCCGCCAATGGTTCGTCTAA